CAGCCGCCGGCGATCGAATGGTATCCCGTCGGCCGCATCCTGCTCTGGGTCGCAGCCTTCGCCATCATCACCACGACCGCCGCGCTGCTTACGCTCGGCACCGATTCCGACACGATCACCGGAACGTTGCGGCGCGGCCTGCTCAAGGTGCTCAGCGCCGGCGAAGGTCAACCGAGCAGTGACATCGAGCGAGTGGTCGAAGCCTTGGTGATCTTCGCGCCGCTTGCGGCAACGGTCATCGCGATGGTCACGCTGACGCTCAACCTGTGGCTCGCCGGCAAGATCACGCAAACCTCCGGGCGGCTGAACCGGCCGTGGCCGGAACTTCGCAACACCGCGCTCCCCGCCATGACCTTGGTGGCTTTGCTGGTGGCAGTCGCCGCAAGCTTCGTCGGCGGCATGCTTGCGCTACTGGCACAGATCGTCACCACGGCGCTCGTAATCGCCTACGCGCTGGTCGGCTTCGCGGTGCTGCACACCCTGACGCTGTCGCTCACCAATCGCGGCTTCTGGCTCGGCGGCATCTACGCCGTCGTCGTCATGTTCGGCTGGCCGATCGTGGCAATCTTCGCACTCGGCATTGCGGACGCCGTGTTCGGACTGCGCCAGCGCTACCTGCAGACCAGACCGCCGCCTTTGCCGGCGGAGTGAGATTCGATCCAACCACTTAAACCCGATACTTAGCCTCTAAAGGAGAACGAAAATGGAAGTCATTCTGCTCGAACGCGTTGCCAAGCTTGGCCAGATGGGCGAAGTCGTGCGCGTCAAGGACGGGTTCGCCCGCAACTTCTTGCTGAAGCGCGGCAAGGCGCTGCGCGCGACCGAAGCGAACCGCGCCAAGTATGACGGCATGAAGGCCGAGCTCGAGGCCAACAACATCAAGGCCAAGGGCGAAGCCGCCGTGGTCGCCGAGAAGATCGACGGCCGCGACATCATCATCATCCGCCAGGCCTCCGAATCCGGCCAGCTGTTCGGCTCGGTCACGGTGCGCGACATCGTCACCGCGCTGGCTGCCGACGGCGTGCAGGTTGCCCGTCCGCAGGTCTGGCTCGACTCGCCGATCAAGGTGATCGGCGCGCAGAAGGTCACGATCGCGGTTCACCCCGAGGTCGAGACCAGCGTCACCGTGACGGTCGCCCGCTCCGCCGAAGAGGCCGAGCGCATCAAGCGCGGCGAGGACATCTCGACCCGCCAGGAAGACCAGGACGCTGCCGCCGAAGCGCTCGCCGCCGCCGGCGAATTCTTCGATCCGGAAGCCCAGCACGACGACGAGGCCGCGCCGGCTCCGGCTGCCGAAGAGAAGTAAGCTTCTCTCCATCGCCTTACCGACTGAAGCCCGGCCCTCATCAGGCCGGGCTTTGGATTCGTGCCGCCGCCTGATCGTCGAGCATGGCGATCGACGCCAGTGCGGTCGCGGTGTGCTTTTCCTTGCCGTCGATGATGCAGAACACGTCGGCTGCAACGACGGCGACCTGACGCCCCGGCTTGATCACGCGCGCCCGGCAGATCAGACGATCGCCCGACGCAGGCGACAGCAGGTTCAGCTTGTACTCCGCCGTCAGCGCCGGCTGGCCGCGCGACGTCGCCGCCGCGATCGTGGTGGCATTGTCGACCAGGAATGCCGTCACCCCGCCGTGAAACAGGCCGTGCTGCTGCAACAACTCCGGCCGGCGGTCGACCGCGAGCGTGCACGCACCGCGCGACAGTTCGGCCACCTCGGCGCCGACAAGTCCCATGAAGCCCTGACGGCCGACATTGTCGCGAATCCGCGT
This Bradyrhizobium sp. CCBAU 53421 DNA region includes the following protein-coding sequences:
- the rplI gene encoding 50S ribosomal protein L9, producing the protein MEVILLERVAKLGQMGEVVRVKDGFARNFLLKRGKALRATEANRAKYDGMKAELEANNIKAKGEAAVVAEKIDGRDIIIIRQASESGQLFGSVTVRDIVTALAADGVQVARPQVWLDSPIKVIGAQKVTIAVHPEVETSVTVTVARSAEEAERIKRGEDISTRQEDQDAAAEALAAAGEFFDPEAQHDDEAAPAPAAEEK
- a CDS encoding PaaI family thioesterase, which translates into the protein MNEADPDFAPIETRIRDNVGRQGFMGLVGAEVAELSRGACTLAVDRRPELLQQHGLFHGGVTAFLVDNATTIAAATSRGQPALTAEYKLNLLSPASGDRLICRARVIKPGRQVAVVAADVFCIIDGKEKHTATALASIAMLDDQAAARIQSPA